The window TCTTTCCTTTTAAATGTTTTTCTCCTTCCATTTGTACCCATTTTCAGTAATAGTTGAGCTGAACAATTGTGTTTAGCCAATGTCAGTGTGTTACCCAGTGTTTTAGTGCTTTTATAGACTTTTTAGGAAAAATCAATGTAATATTGTTGCTCATTGGACTAGTACATGTGCTGTAGGAGTTAATAACTGGCTTTGAccaagaggcagcagcagcagtcatGGCACGCTTGGTCTCATTTAAGATGGAAGCTGAGGTACTTTCTGATAGTCTGTTTACTTTTCATAAATTGTTTCAATATACTTAATGCCCCATGACAGACCCATCTTTTTATGTTTGAGAGATGGAATATAACATCATAAAAAATTTGGAAGCACGAAATTTGTAATTGTGACCTGTGGGCTCCCATGGTCCGAATGGGGATATGGATGCACCGTACAACCTTTTAATTTCatgatacaatgatccttaaatatgTAGTTCTGTGAAATTGGTCAGTCAATTTGTAGTTTTGCACTAGTTTGTACATTTGTCTTTGGTTTTGTGAAACAATTATTCCGTATATTTATTAGTTGGAGGCAATACATAGTCTGAGAAACAATTTTATAAATTATCTCATTAgttgaggatgtgaagaaaatTGAAATCATCACATTAGGAGGATCAAAAGGTCCACACTAGATCGGTACATTGGAATTATAATGGTTGTGCTTCTCCTTTGAACAACCTTTTGTGTAAAAAACGCAGTCTTAAAAAGGATATGGCATTCGTGAACTTGGTTTCTCAATAACATGTCatttatactactccctctgtcctactgtataatataagagcattttttacactagtgtagtgtaaaaaatgctcttatattatgggacggagggggtaTCTTAGAAACATAATCATTAAGAGGAAACCTTTTATAAATTGCATAGGAAACAAACCATGACCATAAAGGAAATAGTTCGCTGCTCAAGGACTCCTTGATTAGTTTCATTAATAATTAACTCACAGTTATTGCTGCTGCTTACATGTTCTGACATGAGTTGCATCTTTGACTCTTCCTGTATGTAAGGTCTGTTATATTCATTTTTATAGCATGTTCTTGGTGTTTTTTTCAGGTTGATTTTGATCCAGTAAGATGGCTTGACCGAGCATTGATTAGTTTATGTTCGAAATTTGGAGACTATCAGAAGGAAGCACCTTCATCTTTCAGTTTGTCCCCACGTCTATCAATTTTTCCAcagtttatttttaatttgagacGTTCCCAGTTTATTCAGGTAAAACATTTTTTCTGTCCTAATTCAATGAGTCATGCTGATCAACAGATCAAGCGAATTGAATTTCTCTTTGCTCCTAATTAACTACTACATGCAGGTTTTCAACAATAGTCCAGATGAAACTGCATATTTCAGGATGATGTTAAACAGAGAGAATGTAGCGAATGCAGTTGTGATGATCCAGCCTTCACTTATATCATATTCATTTGAGTCAGGTCCCGAGCCTGTTCTATTGGATGTAAGCGCAATTGCTGGTGACAGGATACTTTTGTTGGATTCTTATTTTACTGTTGTCATATTCCATGGGATAACGATCGCACAGTGGCGAAAGGCTGGTTACCAACATCAAGAAGGCCACGAGGTAATGTTTTGTTGGCCAAAAACCATGGTAACACTAAATATTTTTTTTGACTCCATGTTGGCTTTCTTGTAAGTTTATGGAGAACTTATCTGTATTTGATTTAAAATTCTAGCACCATGTCGTATTAAAAGAATTCTAGAAAATATCAATGCTCCATTTTCCTCTCTTCTTTTGGGTTCTCGCATGTTGTCGAAAAACCATGTATAACCTTGTATGATGTTCAGGTGTTTGCCCAGTTGTTGCAAGCCCCACAGGAGGAAGCTGATTCAATAATCAAGGAGCGGTTTCCTGTGCCTCGTTTGGTTGTGTGTGATCAATATGGTTCTCAGGTTAGTATTTTCTATTTAATCTGTCAGTACACTCTGCACCAGAACTCTTAGGAGTATGCATCTGGTGCCTGTGTACTTGGTAGTCGGGAGCAGTTCCTTAACCTGCAGTGACAGTAGCAACTACAGGGGATCCCGATAAGATATAAATTTGAATAAATGCAACAATCTCACTGGAAGGTCAAAATTTGTGCCGAGAATTGCAATCAAGTCACCAGTGATCAGTTATTAGTTTCGGAGTAAACTAAAAAAAACTATCAGCACTTCCACATAATTTGTTTTTTAATGCTTTATTTTATGGAAATTGCAGGCTCGATTCTTGCTGGCAAAGCTGAACCCATCCGTGACATATGACTCCGACACTCCTCCGCCTCCTGGGGGGGATATGATATTCACAGATGATGCGAGCTTCCAGGTCTTCATGGAGCATCTCCAGCGGTTGGCAGTTCAGTAGAGCATGGACGTGCAGTAATTTTACATCAATGGCCTCTTCTCTCATGTACAGCAAAGAAAACCTTTTCATGTGTGTGTATCACTGTTATACCGGTTGCCACGTACTGTAGGCCGACATACCGCTGTTAGCTCCGCATGTGTACATTGCCATGGACTGTAAGGTTTATGTCGTATATCCCGAGATGGAGCATTCATAAATTGTGTTGTTAGCGCAACATATGGTTGATCACTGCTTACACCAAAGAAGATTGTCGTCGTCTGGGTGTTCAAGCTTAGTGGTGAAGAGGATTTTTTAAGTCATGTGTTGATAGAGATGGTGTGGTTGCTGCGTCTACTAAGGGCCCGCTTGGATTAGCGTTTTCGCTTGTATCCGGCTGGTTTAGAATACAGACCTGGACTGGTCGTTTTGTTTCCAAGCAGAAAATTAGCTGTGACCGGTATTTTACATGTGTAAAATAAATACAGGTGTAAAAGTTTACACCCATTCCAAGCGGAGCCTAAGGTTTATTGATAGCAGGTGTTTGCTCCAAAAATGTGTGATAATTGATGTTATGGTGGTGGTTTATTGGTTGATGAAAGCAAGCGTAATTGTTTTTTTTCTTCATTTGTCAATACCTGAATGCTGTTCTTCTGGACACGCATTGGGCACATGGTTTTCTTTTTTAAGTTCTTTTTGCATTTGTCTCTGCGTTTTCCTCTTTTCATTTTAATTTGTTCAAACTGCCAAATTTAAATTCACTGTTAGACAAGGTTCAAGTTCAACATAAACATGTATAAAGGTTGAAATGTGGCATAAATTTAGACGACCACGATGACACGATCTAATGATAAAGCAGTGGCATGACATAGGAGAGGGCACTATGTGAACCCATGGGCATATGCACCCACTTTTGAAAAATGCATTTTAAGCTAAAATGtcaaaaaattcaaaagaaaatatcACGCATACATGTTCGCAATTGCGTATACGCAACACAAAGTTTTATGAAAAAATGTCTTTTTGTTTTACCTCTGAAAAAAGATAAATTTCAGTGCTTCTAAATAGTGTTTCATGACATGATTTTTTGCCTTTTTTGCACAGGCCACAAAAAAAATATTTTTCCGTGAAACTTTATGCACGCACATAGAACATGGAGACGAACCCGCgtaatttttttcagatttttttttaaaatttagaaatgtgtttttcaaaatggGTTCATATGTCCCGGATTTATCCATGCACTTCTCCATGACATAGCATGGTTCTTTGTTGTCGGAGGAAGAGGAGTCTGAAGGTCTCGACCTTGCATTCAGTATTACACTCACAAGTGGCAACACGTAACTGAAGATATGTGCACAGGGAGGCAAACGGTGCAGCGCATGAACTGGTCAGCTTGGCAAAATATGTTGAACCGGGCATTTGGTTAGATAATCCCCCTCCTTGTATTGTACCATCTTTTCTAGAAGATGTTACCCTGATTAGTTATGAATAAATAGGTACTTTGGGTGTAAAAAAAATGTAACGTGGCAGGTGTGCACTGAGTTCACAgtaatttttttttttttgagaaacaaatGCACACTTACCGAACTTTATATACTGTGCTGTTGTTGCCCACAAACACTTCCTGGGACTGGGAGTAAATGCAAAATGCTAGATTATGAATCGTTCAAAAAATATAGAATGCACACTTCCTAGGAGGGCAATACAAAATGCTAGAAGACATGAATCGCTCTTAGTAGAAAATTCAAAAAATGCAGGAAGCGTGATTTGAAACTTTCTCGTGCCATCATTTTCAATTTGCAACTCCTTTGTCCTTCCTCTCTGAACTCATCCCACTAGCATGAAATAAGAAGTATACTTAATCAGTTATCTGCCATCGGCGTTCTTGTTTCTTCGAAGAAAAATAATTTGGACTGTCGATGCATTTCAGTGGAAAATAGCACCTGTGACTACAATTCTCTGCCCTCCCCACCTGAGCCATGAAACAAATTTCTATGCCAATCAACTTAGAACGGTATTCTCCTGTAGTATGAAAACAATTATTCCTCACCGATCACCGATCGTAGTCCAGTaccggtgccatacacccaccacTTTGGTTTTTGTTCGGCAGAGGTCTGAACATCACATCCTAATATCATAGTAGAAACTAGGCAGTACATTATTTTCTGGAGCATTGTTTTCAGTCTCTTCTGCAGCTGTAATGTAAAATCACATTTCAATGCAACGGGTCATCACATTTTAATTGGGCGGCCTTCCCCATTGTACAGTTAACAAGGTAAAAATTATCAGAAAACAGAACATTTGTCCTCAGTTTATCACGAGCCTATGATAAAGCCTAATTTTGATATCCAAAGAATTATGTGATGTTGGGGAGAGAACATGTGCAAATAGCTGCTTACAAACAGTCTAACCTAAAACTTGCATCTAGCTTGCTACCTCGTGATGGCTCTTCTTTCTCTACTGGTACAAACTAAGCTGTGCCCAGCCGTCTTCTTGAGCTCCATCTCCTTCATGGTCCTCCTCGTCCTTTCCGCGTCCTCCAGCATTCCAGCCTCGAAGTACATGTTCGCCATCAAAACGTAGAACGTGACGTCATTGGAGCCCGACAGGAAGAGATCCTTGGCAACAAATTCAGCCAGCTCCAGGTTGCCATGAAGCCTGCAACCGCCGAGGAACGCGCCCCAAATGCACTTGTCTGGCTGCATCGACATTCCCCTGATGATTTCATATGCTTCGACAAGTCTGCCAGCACGTCCTAGCATGTCAACCATGCAGGCATAATTCTCGAGTGTAGGCGATATATGGTAGTTCCTGACAATGCTGTTGAAAACCGCCAGCCCTTCGTCAACGAGGCCAGAGTAGCCACACGCCACTAGAACCGCGGTGAGCGTGAAGGAATTAGGCTTCACCCCTTGACCTTTCATCGCGGAGAAGAGATTGAGAGCCTGTTCAGGCTCACCATGGTTGGCATATGCACTGATCATGGCGCTCCATGACACAACACCAGGCTCGCGCAAACCTTCAAAAGCTTGCCTTGCGTAAGCAATCTCACCACATTTTGCGTACATATCCACGAGAACATTGCCGATTCTCGCATCGGTGTCGAGCCCATGACTCCTGGCGAGCTCGTGCACCCACTTCCCTGTCTCAAGGGCTCCCTGGCGTGTGCAAGCAGAAAGCACACTGACCAGAGTGACAGCGTCAAACCCCACCTTCTCACTAAGCATCCTGTGGAAGAACTTGATCGCCCGAACCCCATCACCATTCTGCTCATACATGGCAACCATCGTGTTCCAGGACACCACGGTGCGCGCAGCCATTCCATCAAACAAGTCTTTCGCCGACGCAATGCTCCCGCACTTCCCATACATTGCGATGAGCGCATTCACCAGCGGCAGATTCGCATCGAACCCCAGCTTGACGACGAACCCATGAACCATCTCCCCGGCAGCGAGACATTCTTGCCCCTGCAGGCACGGCAGGAAACTGATCAGAGTGATCTCGTTGGGGAGCACGCCCTGGGCAACCATCGTGCCGAACACCGCGACCGCCTGGCCGAACAAGCAGTTCTGCGCGTAGCCCGCGACCATGGCCGTCCACGAGACGATCGTGCGGGCGCCGTCCGCGGCTGCCAAGAACACCTGCTCCGcgtccaccacctccccctcctggcAGTACATGGCGATGAGCGCGCTGTGCACGAAGCCGTCCCCGGGGAGCGCGAACCTCACCGCGTCCCCGTGCGCGGCACGCCCGAACCGCGGGGCGCGCGCGGCGGCGCACGCCGGGAGCACGATCGGGTAGGTGTAGCAGTCCGGCGCGACGCCCGCGGCGCGCATCCGCTTGTAGAGCTGGAGCGCGTCCGCTGCGGGGGAGTTGGCCGGGACGGAGTGGGAGTGGGCGTGGGCGTGGGCGCGGAGGAGGGTGTTCCACATGTAGGCATCGCGGTGCGGCGCGGCGTCGAACACCCTGCGGGCGTACGCGAGGGAGCGCGGGGCCGCGGCGGCGAGGAGCCTGGTGGCGAAGGCTGGGTTGGCGGCGACGCCGAGGAGGACGGCGCGGGCGTGGATAGGGAGGAGAGCGCGGAGGGAGGAGGAGACGCCGGCGGCTGAGAGGAGGCCGATGTAGCGgcggacgaggtcagcggcggtggTGGGCGGCTGCGGGAGGGGAGTAGGGGGCATCTGTTGGACCTCGGGCAGCTGCTGACTGAGTTGGGTTTCACCACGCAGAAATAACTAAGCATAAGCTACGGCTTCTTGTACAAAAAATTACATGTCAAAATTTGTTTGGTTTGCTTGGGATATTTGAATTTCTTTGAATGTGTGTTATTACTAACAATTGTATCGAAATTTGGTGCCATTATGAAATGCCCTCGCCTACATGGCTACATTGCCAAGCAAACTGGCAAATTGCAGAGATCATGAATGAAAAAAAAAAGATTTTAAGATTTTAAGATGTTATGCAAAAGCTACGTTTGCAACATTTAGTCTGGTATCGCGGCGCCATTTAGACGCACTAATCTCTCAGCAAAAAACTCTTCTCTAGACATGGTTCTCATGGCAGTAATGAGCATGTTACACTAGTGCTGCTAGAGACTCTGGATAGATTCAGCTAACGATGGCAAAAACGAGCCGGGGGACAATTTGGAAGTTTCTGATTCCTCTACTTCATGTTAATGGTGGACTTGATCTGCTCAACCAGATGGGGCAGGACCCTGATGCTGTCATCGATGGACCTGTTCACGCACGACTCCAGCTCATTGGTTGCGTCTGTCTTCATCTTCTGGAGCTTTGCTGCTTCAAACTTATCTTGGCAGACCATCAACGAGCGATTCAACCTTTCCTGGAATAAGGAAGGATACATCTCAGCTTAGACATAGCACCAGGGTGTAAATGATACAATAATTTGCGCTGGCCGATATATGCTGCCTGTTATCTAACTGCTGGTTTATTCAGGTAAATCATTTACAAAATTATTAAGAAAGCTAGTTGAAGCGTATGCAACCCTGCAAAGTACAGAAAATGTATGCCCTTAAATAGCAATACACAAAGGCCCGAGCTCTGAAAGAAAACGTATTGCAACCAAGCATTACATGTCTATCATGCTCAATTCTTCGCAAATAAATGACCACAGTTCCCTATGTCTAACTGCTCAGACTGTATGTTAGAAATTACTTATTCAAACTATAATAATAAAAGAACCAAGGGATGAAGCTAGACAATATATAATGGAGGGACAAACCTTATTACAGTTCTAAGTTCTAACTactgtatactccctccgtcccataatataagagcgtttttaacacgtgttaaaaacgctcttatattatgggacggagggagtatttgtatgACTAAATGCTTGATGTATTTTAAACCTGAACCTTACACCTCTCTAGCGCAGAGATATTTTTCCCAAGTATTTGTTGACATGTCGGGCCATCAATTACTCAAATCGCTGGCTCATTGCTTATTCAAATCATCATGAATGGAACATATGTATACTACTTGCTCACTGACCAAATACACAAACACGGTGCTAATGCAGGTCAACATGCACATAATTTTTAAGTATCTGTGATAGCCACTGGTGACTAATAAATTCAAATGTCTTAAATTATACAACTTGGTAAATATGGCATGTTCAATAAGAAGAACATAAAGTAATAGTTCAACAACAAAGATAAATCGAAGTTGAGAAGGCATCGCAAGTAGCTGCAGTATGATTTCCACAAAGAACTACGAAGTAGAGATACAGCAACAGAGCTATAACTTATAACTTGATTGCAAGAAATGATACAGTGGCTAAACTCAATACAAACAAAGCCGGTCTTAAGTtattttttttatagaaactagtATAAGATGTATGAAAAAAAATGATAGGTAGATGAAACAGGAAGTACCTGGAACTTGGCCATCTCAGTCTCAACAACATTGTTGGCAGAAAGAGCGGGCACACCACAGTTCTCTACACAGCTGGTGATCCCCTCTTGAGTCCGTCGCCTATCAAAGCAGTCATGTGCACACTTGAAGTACtctttctgaaaatcaccagagaaAAACAAATCCAAACAGGCGTCAGCATTGGTGTTTCTAACCCCCTACTACGAATATATCAAGCATATCAGCATCTTCCCCCTTCCCAATAATGTCTCATGATTTCAAGTGCTCACACCATACAACAGAGCAATGATAAGAAAATTACAGAATTAGGACAAACATTACACCGAGAACCAATATATTTATCAATAAACAGTATACTTGCTCCACTACTGGGCTTACTGAAATTCCTACATATCTAGCAGCTACAATCCCCCAAAGTTCAGGTCTTCCATCTCAAATCTGTACACTAGGTTAAAAAGAACCCCAATCATATCCCATGAAGTACATTAGAACAAACCAAGTATCCAATAATCATATCCCTGGAACAGCTAGAACAACTAGCATCAGACCGCGGCGCAACTGGACACATGTACCaccttcatactccctccgttccgaattacttgtcttggatttgtctagatacggatgtatctagactcattttagtgctagatacctccgtatctagacaaatccaagacaagtaattcagaacggagggagtagaacccaATAAATTTCATGACTACCGCAAGATTAGCATCCTCCGTCCTGAAATTACCCATCCCTAAAATTTCGCGGAACAAATCGACGAATCCCCCAAACGAACCCGAGATTCCGTGAAAAGGCATCGGGACTCCCCGCTCCTCGGCCCCAAGACCGCATCCTGGAGCAAACCCCGAATTTGGAGTCTAAAAGGCGGCGGGGCGAGGTCTCACCTGCAGAGTGAAGTTGACATGGTCCTGCACGCCCTCGAGGTGCTTCTGGGCGGCGACGTTCACCTCCTCCAGCTTCTTCCGGATCCGGTCCGCCACGATCCTCTCCTCCATGGAGCCCACGTGGTCCATCGAGCTTCACGATTTGGTCCCGGCCTGTCTTgaggaagggggagaagggagGGAAGGGTGCGGTCGGTCGGCTATTTCTCGGCTGTGATTTTCTTGGTGGGGAGGGAAGAATTACTGGAAGCAAGTCGGAAGGTGGAGGTTGAGGGTTTAATGAGACACGCTAGGGTTCTACGGCGGCTGCAGAACCCGAACCTGAACCTGATATGAGTTCAACAGTTCGGAAATACTACGACAGTACTGCTTACTAACCTTTTTTACAAGAAACAACAGGGAAGACATCGCCTGTTTTtggaattaaatatatatatatatatgattttaAAGAAAAAGACATATCCACTGCAATTTTGCAAGATGATGCACACCGTCAGATTTGAGACCTTATTGTTGGGTCGGTCGGTGATAAGCGCCGGTCGACCGGCCCAAAAATCGGCCGGTCGACGCGCAGCCATCAGATTCCCGCGCGCATAGCCGTTCGATCCTTCGTTCCCATCGTCTCGTGACCCTTCTTGTGTTCACATCTGGAAACAAAAAAAGCACCGGAACAAAATTATGG is drawn from Triticum dicoccoides isolate Atlit2015 ecotype Zavitan chromosome 4A, WEW_v2.0, whole genome shotgun sequence and contains these coding sequences:
- the LOC119286589 gene encoding pentatricopeptide repeat-containing protein At3g12770-like: MPPTPLPQPPTTAADLVRRYIGLLSAAGVSSSLRALLPIHARAVLLGVAANPAFATRLLAAAAPRSLAYARRVFDAAPHRDAYMWNTLLRAHAHAHSHSVPANSPAADALQLYKRMRAAGVAPDCYTYPIVLPACAAARAPRFGRAAHGDAVRFALPGDGFVHSALIAMYCQEGEVVDAEQVFLAAADGARTIVSWTAMVAGYAQNCLFGQAVAVFGTMVAQGVLPNEITLISFLPCLQGQECLAAGEMVHGFVVKLGFDANLPLVNALIAMYGKCGSIASAKDLFDGMAARTVVSWNTMVAMYEQNGDGVRAIKFFHRMLSEKVGFDAVTLVSVLSACTRQGALETGKWVHELARSHGLDTDARIGNVLVDMYAKCGEIAYARQAFEGLREPGVVSWSAMISAYANHGEPEQALNLFSAMKGQGVKPNSFTLTAVLVACGYSGLVDEGLAVFNSIVRNYHISPTLENYACMVDMLGRAGRLVEAYEIIRGMSMQPDKCIWGAFLGGCRLHGNLELAEFVAKDLFLSGSNDVTFYVLMANMYFEAGMLEDAERTRRTMKEMELKKTAGHSLVCTSRERRAITR
- the LOC119286590 gene encoding protein FAM136A-like, yielding MDHVGSMEERIVADRIRKKLEEVNVAAQKHLEGVQDHVNFTLQKEYFKCAHDCFDRRRTQEGITSCVENCGVPALSANNVVETEMAKFQERLNRSLMVCQDKFEAAKLQKMKTDATNELESCVNRSIDDSIRVLPHLVEQIKSTINMK